A single region of the Methanobrevibacter wolinii SH genome encodes:
- the hisF gene encoding imidazole glycerol phosphate synthase subunit HisF gives MLTKRVIPCLDCDLQVPEGRVVKGVEFKEIKYAGNPVELATKYYEQGADEIVILDITASHERRETMVDVIKKLTENVFIPICVGGGIRKVDDYLNMLKAGADKCSTNTAAIHNPNLINEASEIVGSQACVVGIDAKRKYVKSPEDAPDKNVVEIKYPRLSDESKYCWFDCSIYGGRKFTGIDAIDWAIECQERGAGEILLTSMDADGTKNGYDLDLTKSINDAVDIPVIASGGVGSPKDIKEAFEKTDVSAALAASIFHFDEYPVPLVKKYLSENGINVRL, from the coding sequence ATGTTAACTAAAAGAGTTATTCCATGTTTAGATTGTGACCTTCAAGTTCCAGAAGGTCGTGTTGTTAAGGGAGTAGAGTTTAAGGAAATCAAATATGCAGGAAATCCTGTAGAACTTGCAACTAAATATTATGAACAAGGTGCAGATGAAATTGTAATTCTTGATATAACTGCTTCACATGAAAGAAGAGAAACAATGGTTGATGTTATTAAAAAACTTACTGAAAATGTATTTATACCTATATGTGTTGGTGGTGGAATTAGGAAAGTAGATGATTATCTTAATATGCTTAAAGCAGGTGCAGATAAATGTTCTACTAATACTGCAGCTATTCATAATCCTAATTTAATAAATGAAGCATCTGAAATTGTAGGTTCACAAGCTTGTGTTGTTGGTATTGATGCAAAAAGAAAATATGTAAAAAGTCCTGAAGATGCTCCTGATAAAAATGTTGTAGAAATTAAATATCCAAGATTAAGTGATGAAAGTAAATATTGTTGGTTTGATTGTAGTATTTATGGTGGCCGTAAATTTACTGGTATTGATGCAATAGATTGGGCAATAGAATGTCAAGAAAGAGGCGCTGGTGAAATTCTTTTAACTTCTATGGATGCAGATGGTACAAAAAATGGTTATGATCTTGATTTAACTAAATCAATTAATGATGCAGTGGATATTCCAGTAATTGCTTCTGGAGGTGTAGGTAGTCCTAAAGATATTAAAGAAGCATTTGAAAAAACAGATGTTTCTGCTGCATTAGCTGCAAGTATCTTCCACTTTGATGAATATCCTGTACCTCTTGTTAAAAAATATTTAAGTGAAAATGGAATTAATGTAAGATTATAA
- a CDS encoding DNA glycosylase, with the protein MEFNDLINIKLTQESGQTSQAPWKFDENKRTYNNVILINNIPVLLKISQENINSFSLNYEIPEVMNDFIIDKKDFESKIYSEVRRIFDLDYDINSFYKYLKNDEKLAPAVDFCKGLRLFEAIDPFEAIISSISSSNNSIARWTNSINDIKRIWGDEFSFPSGTYYKFPPSEVLMSAYETKEEEYESDDKQRKLESYTNNLKSCGLGYRVKYVKEASEIFSLEADFNEFFNMTYDEAFDEIIKIKGVGPKVADCILLYGFNFKEAFPTDVWIKRIMSYLYFDNEDVSVKKIRDFGMDKFGDYAGYVQLYLFHYARKSGLMNILKK; encoded by the coding sequence ATGGAATTTAATGATTTAATTAATATTAAATTAACCCAAGAATCAGGTCAAACTTCACAAGCCCCTTGGAAATTTGATGAGAATAAAAGGACTTATAATAATGTTATATTAATAAATAATATTCCAGTATTATTAAAGATTTCACAGGAAAATATTAATTCTTTTAGTTTAAATTATGAGATTCCAGAAGTTATGAATGATTTTATTATAGATAAAAAGGATTTTGAGTCTAAAATTTATTCTGAAGTAAGAAGAATATTTGATCTTGATTATGATATTAATAGTTTCTATAAGTATTTAAAAAATGATGAAAAGCTTGCTCCTGCAGTAGATTTTTGTAAAGGATTAAGACTTTTTGAAGCTATTGATCCATTTGAAGCTATTATTTCATCAATTTCATCTTCAAATAATTCTATTGCAAGATGGACTAATAGTATAAATGATATAAAAAGGATTTGGGGAGATGAATTTAGTTTTCCATCTGGAACTTATTATAAATTTCCTCCTTCTGAAGTTTTAATGTCTGCATATGAAACAAAAGAAGAAGAATATGAATCTGATGATAAACAAAGAAAATTAGAATCATATACAAATAATCTTAAATCTTGTGGACTTGGTTATAGAGTAAAATATGTTAAAGAAGCAAGTGAAATATTTTCACTTGAGGCTGATTTTAATGAGTTTTTTAATATGACTTATGATGAGGCATTTGATGAGATTATTAAGATTAAAGGAGTTGGTCCTAAAGTAGCGGATTGTATTTTATTATATGGTTTTAATTTTAAAGAAGCATTTCCAACTGATGTATGGATTAAAAGAATTATGTCTTATTTATATTTTGATAATGAAGATGTTTCTGTTAAAAAAATAAGAGATTTTGGTATGGATAAATTTGGGGATTATGCCGGATATGTTCAATTGTATCTTTTCCATTATGCTCGTAAATCTGGACTTATGAATATTTTAAAGAAATAG
- a CDS encoding MFS transporter, with product MNKKLDLEFYVIFVSFITSFFGVFLSNGVVVGLPAIGSNFGMSNIVQNWVLTILFLVIAACTIPAGQISGKYGVKKSLIVGLVIYLIGSIGACISFSTELFFISRIIQGIGISIVNVAAMAMVVSAVSPKNRGKALGYTVTGVYLAISLSPVICGFLVYNLGWRSMFYVVIPFLVLSIFLIIFKIPHEWRTYEEDSLDIIGSILYAFGILSFVYGFTTLNTHKGLIFTVIGILLLIIFGAWELKQKSPVFNVRLFNNAKFLSSNIASLCSYLAIMVVTTIINYHLQYVRGWNSQMAGAMLIITPIIMAIMAPNAGKLSDKIHPQKLAAIGMSIATLALIIFTFLNPKTPLYLIIIAMILQGLGMGLFSSPNTNAIMSSVHPKDAPTASASQAAMRTIGQTLSLGLLTLVFSWVMGTLTLSTKYAVLIVKSSQIICGIGVIFCICAVFASLVGIKSKDKFNTS from the coding sequence ATGAATAAAAAATTAGATTTAGAATTTTATGTAATTTTTGTGTCTTTTATTACATCTTTTTTTGGAGTATTTTTATCTAATGGTGTAGTTGTAGGGTTACCTGCAATTGGAAGTAATTTTGGAATGAGTAATATAGTACAAAATTGGGTTTTAACTATTCTATTTCTTGTAATTGCAGCATGTACTATACCAGCAGGGCAAATATCTGGAAAATATGGTGTTAAAAAGTCTTTGATAGTTGGTCTTGTTATTTACTTAATTGGATCTATTGGAGCATGTATATCATTTTCAACAGAATTATTTTTTATATCTAGGATTATCCAAGGTATTGGTATTTCAATTGTAAATGTTGCTGCAATGGCTATGGTTGTATCTGCAGTATCTCCTAAAAATAGAGGTAAAGCATTAGGATATACTGTTACAGGTGTTTATTTAGCTATTTCACTTTCTCCTGTTATATGTGGATTTTTAGTATATAATCTTGGTTGGAGGTCTATGTTTTATGTAGTAATCCCATTCTTAGTATTATCTATATTTTTAATTATATTTAAAATTCCACATGAATGGAGAACTTATGAAGAAGATTCACTTGATATTATAGGTTCAATACTTTATGCATTTGGTATATTATCATTTGTATATGGTTTTACAACATTAAATACACATAAAGGTTTAATATTTACAGTTATTGGTATATTGTTACTTATTATATTTGGAGCTTGGGAATTAAAACAAAAATCTCCTGTATTTAATGTGCGCCTATTTAATAATGCAAAATTTTTATCATCAAATATTGCATCACTTTGTAGTTATCTTGCAATTATGGTTGTAACAACAATAATTAATTATCATCTACAGTATGTTAGAGGATGGAATTCACAAATGGCTGGAGCAATGCTTATTATAACTCCAATTATAATGGCTATAATGGCACCAAATGCTGGAAAATTATCTGATAAAATACATCCTCAAAAATTAGCAGCTATTGGAATGAGTATTGCTACACTTGCATTAATAATATTTACATTTTTAAATCCTAAAACTCCTCTTTATCTTATTATCATTGCAATGATACTTCAAGGTTTAGGAATGGGACTTTTCTCATCACCAAATACAAATGCAATTATGAGTTCAGTACATCCAAAAGATGCACCTACTGCATCAGCATCACAAGCTGCAATGAGAACAATTGGTCAAACTTTAAGTTTAGGACTTTTAACTTTAGTATTCTCATGGGTAATGGGCACTTTAACTTTATCTACAAAATATGCAGTATTAATTGTAAAAAGTTCTCAGATTATTTGTGGAATTGGTGTAATATTTTGTATATGTGCAGTATTTGCATCACTTGTAGGAATTAAATCAAAAGATAAATTTAATACTAGTTAA
- a CDS encoding peptidylprolyl isomerase: MKKATMETEKGTIILELFPNEAPGTVANFEKLSNSGFYDGLTFHRVIPDFVIQGGDPRGDGTGGPGYTIKCETEGNPHKHGTGALSMAHAGKDTGGSQFFITLSPQHHLDGVHTVFGQVIEGMDVVYKIKQGDKMTKVRVQG, translated from the coding sequence ATGAAAAAAGCTACTATGGAAACTGAAAAAGGAACAATTATATTAGAATTATTCCCTAACGAAGCTCCTGGAACTGTTGCTAACTTTGAAAAACTATCAAATAGTGGATTTTATGATGGATTAACTTTCCACAGAGTAATTCCAGATTTTGTTATTCAAGGAGGAGATCCTAGAGGAGATGGAACTGGAGGACCAGGTTACACAATCAAATGTGAAACTGAAGGAAACCCACATAAACATGGAACTGGTGCTTTATCTATGGCTCATGCAGGTAAAGATACTGGTGGAAGTCAATTCTTTATAACTTTATCTCCACAACATCACTTAGATGGAGTTCATACTGTATTTGGTCAAGTTATTGAAGGTATGGATGTTGTTTATAAAATCAAACAAGGAGATAAAATGACAAAAGTTAGAGTACAAGGATAA
- a CDS encoding aldo/keto reductase: MESVKLGKTNIIVNKLGFGALPLQRAEEKDAINFLKKAYNNKINFYDTARAYSNSEERIGKALSDVRENIYIASKTKSLTPEEVWKDLETSLKNLKTDYIDLYQFHNPPFCPKPGDEHGIYDVFLEAKKEGLINHIGITSHKNALAIKEIKSGLFETMQYPFSYLSEERDFKIIELCNKNNIGFIAMKAMGGGLLKESKAAYAFMEEYPTVLPIWGIQKESELDEFLTYQKENIKLNSELENIIKEDKKELSGDFCRGCAYCQPCPNDININMCARMSLWIRRFPTEPYLTPEYEKMMEKTLECEDCGECIKKCPYELDIPRLLRENYKDYQNVLSGKINTYKE; this comes from the coding sequence ATGGAAAGTGTAAAACTTGGAAAAACAAACATAATTGTTAATAAACTCGGTTTTGGAGCATTACCTCTTCAAAGGGCAGAAGAAAAAGATGCAATAAATTTTTTAAAAAAAGCATACAATAATAAAATTAACTTTTATGACACTGCAAGAGCTTATTCAAATAGTGAAGAGAGAATAGGTAAAGCATTATCTGATGTTCGTGAAAACATATATATTGCAAGTAAAACTAAATCATTAACCCCAGAGGAAGTATGGAAAGATTTAGAAACTAGTCTTAAAAATCTTAAGACAGATTATATAGATTTATATCAATTTCATAATCCTCCATTTTGTCCAAAACCTGGAGATGAACATGGTATATATGATGTATTCCTTGAAGCAAAAAAAGAAGGTTTAATAAATCATATAGGTATAACTTCACATAAAAATGCACTTGCAATTAAAGAGATTAAAAGTGGATTATTTGAAACTATGCAATATCCTTTTTCATATTTAAGTGAAGAAAGAGATTTTAAAATTATTGAATTATGTAATAAAAATAATATAGGATTTATTGCAATGAAAGCTATGGGTGGAGGATTACTTAAAGAGTCTAAAGCAGCATATGCATTTATGGAAGAATATCCTACAGTTTTACCAATATGGGGAATACAAAAAGAAAGTGAATTAGATGAATTCTTAACTTATCAAAAAGAAAATATTAAGCTTAATAGTGAACTTGAAAATATAATAAAAGAAGATAAAAAAGAATTATCTGGAGACTTTTGTAGAGGATGTGCATATTGTCAACCATGTCCTAATGATATTAATATTAATATGTGTGCTAGAATGTCATTATGGATTAGACGTTTCCCTACTGAGCCATATCTTACTCCAGAATATGAAAAAATGATGGAAAAAACTCTTGAATGTGAAGATTGTGGTGAATGTATTAAAAAATGTCCATATGAACTTGATATTCCAAGACTTCTTCGTGAAAATTACAAAGATTATCAAAATGTATTATCTGGAAAAATAAATACATATAAAGAGTAA
- a CDS encoding MFS transporter, whose translation MVENMNNQESWFPLILVAFASFIITLDTTFMNVSISNLIVDLNTTIGTVQGIICFYTLTTASLMLVGSKFQDIFGKRRIFLTGAFIYGLGALIASLSINSTMLFIGWSLLEGIGGALMTPSTISIISGSYNSEKRTFALAISSAIVGIAAAIGPLFGGVVTSFLSWRFGFVFELIIILFIFIFYKKIPVFIKTEKLADFDIIGAILSVTGIILFVLGVLTLISDRIKSLALMICGLILILVFILFENKRKSNNKIPLFDVSLLKEKNLSLGMIIRLITNLSIAGSLFAVSLFLQSVLKLNAFNTGLNLLPLTISLLIFSLLAPKLAVKFNHKYIMVLGFIISIIGVLAFKSRFTLDTKFSDLFLGLIIFGAGLGLIISLSVDISLRNTPPKSQSTASGFITTGQTLGSSMGTAIIGCILIIGAIGGLHDATNTYAPNHISDSEFKSNLHVYFEKLGHVSGKEIKEKPIIKKIVNLVIKDAMKLVMNFTILLLSIGLILTLFLDDTKIKRKNKLFNNNHIN comes from the coding sequence ATGGTTGAAAATATGAATAACCAGGAATCATGGTTTCCATTAATATTAGTTGCCTTTGCATCATTTATTATAACCTTAGATACTACATTTATGAATGTATCTATTTCTAATTTAATAGTTGATCTAAATACTACAATAGGAACTGTACAAGGAATAATCTGTTTTTATACATTAACTACTGCATCTTTAATGTTAGTTGGATCTAAATTCCAAGACATATTTGGTAAAAGAAGAATATTTTTAACTGGAGCATTTATTTATGGTTTAGGTGCATTGATTGCATCTTTAAGTATAAATTCCACAATGTTATTTATTGGATGGTCTTTATTAGAAGGAATTGGTGGAGCATTAATGACTCCTTCTACTATCTCTATAATAAGTGGTAGTTATAATAGTGAAAAACGTACATTTGCATTAGCAATTAGTAGTGCAATTGTAGGGATTGCTGCAGCTATTGGTCCTTTATTTGGAGGAGTTGTTACAAGCTTTTTAAGTTGGAGATTTGGTTTTGTCTTTGAACTTATAATAATCCTATTTATTTTTATATTTTATAAAAAGATACCAGTATTTATTAAAACAGAAAAATTAGCTGATTTTGATATTATAGGTGCAATTTTATCTGTAACTGGTATTATATTATTTGTTTTAGGTGTTCTAACATTAATTTCAGATAGAATTAAAAGTTTAGCTCTTATGATTTGTGGTTTAATATTAATTTTAGTATTTATTTTATTTGAAAATAAAAGAAAATCTAATAATAAAATACCTTTATTTGATGTTTCTCTATTAAAAGAGAAAAATCTATCTTTAGGTATGATTATAAGGTTAATTACAAATTTATCAATTGCAGGGTCATTATTTGCAGTTTCTTTATTTTTACAATCTGTATTAAAATTAAATGCATTTAATACTGGTTTAAATTTATTACCTTTAACTATAAGTTTATTAATATTTTCACTTTTAGCTCCTAAATTAGCAGTTAAATTTAATCATAAATATATAATGGTTTTAGGTTTTATTATTTCAATTATTGGAGTTTTAGCTTTTAAATCTAGATTTACACTAGATACTAAATTTAGTGATTTATTCTTAGGATTAATTATTTTTGGTGCAGGATTAGGTCTTATAATATCATTAAGTGTAGATATTTCTTTAAGGAATACTCCTCCTAAAAGTCAAAGTACTGCTTCTGGTTTTATTACTACTGGCCAAACATTAGGAAGTTCAATGGGTACTGCAATTATTGGATGTATTTTAATTATTGGTGCTATTGGTGGATTACATGATGCAACTAATACTTATGCTCCAAATCATATAAGCGATTCTGAATTTAAATCTAATTTACATGTTTACTTTGAAAAATTAGGTCATGTAAGTGGAAAAGAAATTAAGGAAAAACCAATAATAAAGAAAATTGTTAATTTAGTAATTAAAGATGCAATGAAGTTAGTGATGAATTTCACAATATTACTTCTTTCGATTGGTTTAATATTAACTTTATTTTTAGATGATACTAAAATTAAAAGAAAAAATAAATTATTTAATAATAATCATATTAATTAA
- a CDS encoding acetylornithine transaminase: protein MNTKEVMDNYDKYVMHTYGRQPIVLDHGHGVKVYDKDGNEYLDFFAGIAVNNVGQTNEKVVEAIKNQAEKMIHTSNIYYNEPAAILAEKLANKSHFTKTFFSNSGAEANEAAIKLARKATGKGEIITALQSFHGRTMLTVTATGQDQFSAPFKPLPPGFKHVPYNDLKAMEDAISDDTAAIMLEVVQGEGGVNVANQDYMNGIQKLCDDNNILLIIDEVQTGVGRCGSFFAHDLFGIKPDIVSLAKGLGGGVPIGATLATEEVASAFVPGDHGSTFGGNPLAAAAADAAIDVIDEKNLSQNAKEMGVYLKDKLNTLKDKYDFVSDVRGLGLLVGIELTMEGGSIVDKMREKGVLINCTAGNVLRIAPALIITKEDIDVMVEKLDEVFSEI from the coding sequence ATGAATACTAAAGAAGTTATGGATAACTATGATAAATATGTAATGCATACTTATGGTAGACAACCTATTGTCTTAGATCATGGACATGGAGTTAAAGTCTATGATAAAGATGGAAATGAATATTTAGATTTCTTTGCAGGAATTGCAGTAAACAATGTTGGTCAAACTAATGAAAAAGTTGTTGAAGCTATTAAAAATCAAGCTGAAAAAATGATTCACACATCTAATATTTATTATAATGAGCCAGCAGCAATACTTGCAGAAAAATTAGCAAATAAATCTCACTTTACAAAAACTTTCTTTTCTAATAGTGGAGCAGAAGCTAATGAAGCAGCTATTAAACTTGCAAGAAAAGCTACTGGTAAAGGCGAAATTATCACTGCATTACAATCTTTCCATGGAAGAACTATGTTAACAGTTACTGCAACTGGTCAAGATCAATTTAGTGCACCATTTAAACCATTACCTCCTGGTTTTAAACATGTTCCATATAATGATTTAAAAGCTATGGAAGATGCAATAAGTGATGATACTGCAGCTATTATGTTAGAAGTAGTTCAAGGTGAAGGTGGAGTAAATGTTGCAAACCAAGATTATATGAATGGAATCCAAAAATTATGTGATGATAATAATATATTACTTATTATTGATGAAGTTCAAACTGGTGTTGGAAGATGTGGATCTTTCTTTGCACATGATTTATTTGGAATTAAACCAGATATTGTAAGTCTTGCTAAAGGTCTTGGTGGAGGAGTTCCTATTGGTGCAACTTTAGCAACTGAAGAAGTAGCTTCTGCATTTGTACCTGGTGATCATGGTTCTACTTTTGGTGGAAATCCACTTGCAGCTGCTGCAGCTGATGCTGCAATTGATGTTATTGATGAGAAAAATCTTTCTCAAAATGCTAAAGAAATGGGTGTATATCTTAAAGATAAATTAAACACTTTAAAAGATAAATATGATTTTGTTTCTGATGTAAGAGGTTTAGGTCTTTTAGTAGGTATTGAACTTACTATGGAAGGTGGAAGCATTGTTGATAAAATGAGAGAAAAAGGTGTTTTAATCAATTGTACTGCAGGTAATGTTTTAAGAATTGCTCCTGCACTTATAATTACAAAAGAAGATATTGATGTTATGGTAGAAAAATTAGATGAAGTATTTTCTGAAATCTAA
- a CDS encoding NUDIX domain-containing protein encodes MKKGYGLSVRGIAKKNEKILVLKRHPKSKTFPNQWEFPGGKAEHTEYFDETLRREFKEETNLKVEPCKFYEAIEDEQAKIITIQIYMYVNILEDDEVKISDEHIDYAWKNINELKTMDLSHTTLNVLKKKNWKI; translated from the coding sequence ATGAAAAAAGGATATGGACTTTCTGTAAGAGGAATAGCTAAAAAAAATGAAAAAATACTTGTTTTAAAAAGACATCCAAAAAGTAAAACTTTTCCAAATCAATGGGAATTTCCAGGTGGAAAAGCAGAACATACTGAATATTTTGATGAAACATTAAGAAGAGAATTTAAAGAAGAAACAAATTTAAAAGTTGAACCATGTAAATTCTATGAAGCTATTGAAGATGAACAAGCAAAAATAATAACAATACAAATCTATATGTATGTAAATATACTTGAAGATGATGAAGTTAAAATTAGTGATGAACATATAGATTATGCTTGGAAAAATATAAATGAACTTAAAACTATGGATTTAAGTCATACAACATTAAATGTTTTAAAAAAGAAGAATTGGAAAATATAG
- the lysA gene encoding diaminopimelate decarboxylase, translating into MDLNIKVNEKDHLDIGGADACDLVDKFGSPIYVIDENRIRDNYNRFYNAFSKYYPDFKVFYACKANTNLAVMKILESEGCCVDTVSPGEVYTCEKLGFSPDRILFTGNNITDEELKEVHDMGVILNVDSVSAIKRLANVVDPNGLKLSIRVNPMVGAGHHAHTITGGVMSKFGIMDNEAVEVYQLAEDLGFDPVGIHSHIGSGILDPEPFKLAIGSTMDIAGKVHEEAGVDFEFVDFGGGIGVPYTPEEKALDIDHFAHENVKFFEEKLKEYNMGKPTMFLEPGRYIVADAVDLLVKVNSVKQSYRKYIGVDAGFNTLLRPTMYGSYHHIVDASKMSAPIKEEVDVAGDVCESGDLFARDRPLPEVEEGDVLGILNAGAYGFTMASHYNSRPLPAEILVNNGNATVVRKAETYDDLFRNQIIPDYLQ; encoded by the coding sequence ATGGATTTAAATATTAAAGTAAATGAAAAAGACCATTTAGATATTGGTGGTGCTGATGCATGTGACCTTGTAGATAAATTTGGTTCACCAATATATGTAATTGATGAAAACAGAATAAGAGATAATTATAATAGATTTTATAATGCATTCTCTAAATATTATCCTGATTTTAAAGTATTTTATGCTTGTAAAGCAAATACAAACCTTGCAGTTATGAAAATACTTGAAAGTGAAGGATGTTGTGTAGATACAGTTTCACCAGGTGAAGTTTATACTTGTGAAAAATTAGGTTTCTCACCTGATAGAATATTATTTACAGGTAATAACATCACTGATGAAGAACTTAAAGAAGTTCATGATATGGGTGTTATTTTAAATGTTGATTCAGTATCAGCAATTAAAAGACTTGCTAATGTTGTAGACCCTAATGGTCTTAAATTATCTATTAGAGTAAATCCTATGGTAGGTGCTGGACATCATGCACATACTATTACTGGTGGTGTAATGAGTAAATTCGGTATCATGGATAATGAAGCAGTTGAAGTATATCAATTAGCAGAAGATTTAGGATTTGATCCTGTAGGTATTCATTCTCATATTGGTTCAGGTATATTAGATCCAGAACCATTTAAATTAGCAATAGGTTCTACTATGGATATTGCAGGTAAAGTTCATGAAGAAGCAGGAGTTGATTTTGAATTTGTAGATTTTGGTGGAGGTATTGGTGTACCTTATACTCCTGAAGAAAAAGCATTAGATATTGATCATTTTGCTCATGAAAATGTTAAATTCTTTGAAGAAAAACTTAAAGAATATAATATGGGTAAACCTACAATGTTTTTAGAACCAGGAAGATATATTGTTGCAGATGCAGTTGATTTACTTGTTAAAGTTAACAGTGTAAAACAAAGTTATAGGAAATATATTGGTGTAGATGCAGGATTTAACACTTTACTTAGACCTACTATGTATGGATCTTACCATCATATTGTTGATGCAAGTAAAATGAGTGCACCTATTAAAGAAGAAGTTGATGTTGCTGGAGATGTTTGTGAATCTGGAGATTTATTTGCTAGAGACAGACCATTACCTGAAGTTGAAGAAGGAGATGTTTTAGGAATATTAAATGCTGGTGCATATGGATTTACTATGGCATCACATTATAACTCAAGACCTTTACCTGCTGAAATTTTAGTTAATAATGGAAATGCAACAGTAGTACGTAAAGCTGAAACATATGATGATTTATTTAGAAATCAAATTATTCCAGATTACTTACAATAA
- the dapF gene encoding diaminopimelate epimerase, whose amino-acid sequence MDLKGLKFSKMHGIGNDFVIIDESAGTVISESDKPEACRFLCDRHFGVGSDGVLFVETSSEADIGYRMFNPDGSEAEMCGNGIRCFADFVYRKKILEAESMTVETKSGIKTIDITLENNEPKFFRVNMGTSTFKTDEVPMIYDSEECVNKELEVGGEKFNITVLSVGNPHVIIFVDDVDSVDIDKFGPLFETHRLFPENINVHFVEVISKNEGKMRTWERGAGVTLACGTGATSTAIAGYKNDLFDSNVLLHLPGGNLKFTVYKEGDQLGAFMEGPAELVFDGEIQ is encoded by the coding sequence ATTGATTTAAAAGGATTAAAATTTTCAAAAATGCATGGAATTGGTAATGATTTTGTAATTATTGATGAAAGTGCAGGTACTGTTATATCTGAATCTGATAAACCAGAAGCATGTCGTTTCTTATGTGATAGACATTTTGGTGTAGGTTCAGATGGAGTATTATTTGTTGAAACTTCATCTGAAGCAGATATTGGTTACAGAATGTTTAATCCAGATGGTTCAGAAGCAGAAATGTGTGGTAATGGTATTAGATGTTTCGCTGATTTTGTATATAGGAAAAAAATACTTGAAGCAGAATCAATGACTGTTGAAACAAAAAGCGGAATTAAAACTATTGATATTACACTTGAAAATAATGAACCTAAATTCTTCAGAGTAAATATGGGTACATCTACATTTAAAACTGATGAAGTCCCTATGATTTATGATAGTGAAGAATGTGTCAATAAAGAATTAGAAGTTGGTGGAGAAAAATTTAATATTACTGTATTAAGTGTTGGAAATCCTCATGTTATTATCTTTGTTGATGATGTTGATAGTGTAGATATTGATAAATTTGGTCCTCTATTTGAAACTCATAGATTATTCCCTGAAAACATTAATGTTCACTTTGTAGAAGTTATTTCTAAAAATGAAGGTAAAATGAGAACTTGGGAACGTGGTGCTGGTGTAACTCTTGCTTGTGGTACTGGTGCTACATCTACAGCTATTGCAGGATATAAAAATGACCTATTTGATTCAAATGTCCTTTTACACCTTCCTGGTGGAAACCTTAAATTTACAGTTTATAAAGAAGGAGATCAATTAGGAGCATTTATGGAAGGACCTGCAGAATTAGTATTTGATGGAGAAATTCAATAA
- a CDS encoding HemK2/MTQ2 family protein methyltransferase, with protein MGKYEIKTDDLVYKPAEDTFLLEENLQINKNDTVLEIGTGSGLVALYAREKSDKITVSDINFNALEIAEENFKNNGIDDIELVFGNLYEPFKNRKFDVILFNTPYLPTEDEDIINDDLNYAFDGGVDGRKVIDPFLYGLKKHLNEHGKVQMIQSSLSNIEKTFEILENEGFICEITKKQHFFFEDVVLITATLL; from the coding sequence ATGGGAAAATATGAAATTAAAACTGATGATTTAGTTTACAAACCTGCAGAAGATACTTTTCTTTTAGAAGAAAATCTTCAAATAAATAAAAATGATACAGTTTTAGAAATTGGTACAGGATCTGGATTAGTTGCACTTTATGCAAGAGAAAAATCTGATAAAATTACAGTAAGTGATATTAATTTTAATGCTCTTGAAATTGCAGAAGAGAATTTTAAAAATAATGGTATTGATGATATTGAACTTGTATTTGGAAATCTTTATGAACCTTTTAAAAACAGAAAGTTTGATGTAATTTTATTTAATACTCCATATCTACCAACTGAAGATGAAGACATTATTAATGATGATTTAAATTATGCATTTGACGGCGGAGTAGATGGAAGAAAAGTCATAGATCCCTTTTTATATGGATTGAAAAAACATTTAAATGAACATGGAAAAGTTCAGATGATACAGTCATCATTATCTAATATTGAAAAAACATTTGAAATTTTAGAAAATGAAGGATTTATATGTGAAATAACAAAAAAACAACATTTCTTTTTTGAAGATGTAGTTTTAATAACTGCTACATTATTATAA